The Arachis duranensis cultivar V14167 chromosome 2, aradu.V14167.gnm2.J7QH, whole genome shotgun sequence genome has a window encoding:
- the LOC107474728 gene encoding putative receptor protein kinase ZmPK1: protein MASSTLMLFLLVLYFSFQFSSSLDALNKGHSSLSVEKAEQDVIVSENGMFSAGFFEVGDNAFSFAIWFTTTATVAWMANRDKPVNGKRSTLSLSRTGNLILVDAGQFQIWSSETESTLPTELRLGDNGNLVLRELQGGRVLWQSFDFPTDTLLPGQRLTRRTQLVSSRTESSHSSGFYMLSFDDRNVLNLLYEGPDVSSSYWPDPDLTVWSAGRFIYNNNRIAVLNSLGDFNSTDKYNARTSDYGVVLPRKLTIDHDGNLRVYSQDLSQKWYVSWQAISDGCIIHGICGANSVCRFDPQNGRKCSCVPGYKVKNQSDWSYGCESTFDATCDGSDFTFLLLDQVEFYGYDSDYVANCTYTDCESLCLNSCECKGFQHSYDKDVGYFRCYTKWKLLNGHLPADAGKLTYLKVPKRKSFPNSYGDTAIRNNGCSVKIHREYLKKNVSRFVSFLLWFATAIGVLEVACVLVVLFLIRRRHNSRIDPHGRHLGTVGFRKFSYSELKKATKGFSQEIGRGAGGIVYKALLSDQRIAAVKKLNDAKQGEGEFLAEVSIIGRLNHMNLIEMWGYCAEGKHRLLVYEYMENGSLADNLSSNTLDWSKRYNIALGTARGLAYLHEECLEWILHCDIKPQNILLDSNYQPKVADFGLSKLLNRDVLNNNPNFSMIRGTRGYMAPEWVFNLAVTSKVDVYSYGIVLLEMITGKNPAADIQAINGEEPYNGRLVTWVREKRRECASCVEQIMDSTIVSNYDENKMEVLARVALECIEDDKEERPTMSQVVEMLQSQDYDPNNGGA from the coding sequence ATGGCTTCCTCAACCTTAATGTTATTCCTTCTAGTcttgtatttttcatttcaattctCATCTTCTTTAGATGCACTGAACAAAGGCCACTCCTCTCTCTCAGTGGAGAAAGCTGAACAAGACGTCATTGTTTCAGAAAATGGCATGTTCTCCGCCGGCTTCTTCGAAGTCGGTGATAATGCCTTCTCCTTTGCAATATGGTTCACCACAACGGCTACCGTTGCTTGGATGGCAAATCGCGACAAACCCGTGAATGGAAAGCGCTCAACGCTTTCTCTCTCTCGCACCGGTAATCTTATTTTGGTAGATGCAGGTCAGTTCCAAATATGGTCTTCTGAGACGGAGTCAACTCTTCCAACCGAGTTACGTCTTGGAGATAATGGAAATCTTGTTCTACGAGAGTTGCAGGGAGGACGTGTTCTGTGGCAAAGTTTTGATTTCCCAACGGACACTCTTCTTCCCGGACAACGTCTTACCAGAAGAACACAATTAGTTTCTTCAAGAACAGAGAGTAGCCATTCCTCTGGTTTCTATATGTTGTCCTTTGATGATAGAAACGTTCTTAACCTTCTTTACGAGGGCCCTGACGTGTCAAGCTCTTATTGGCCCGATCCTGATCTCACAGTTTGGAGCGCTGGAAGGTTTATTTACAATAATAACAGAATTGCGGTACTAAATTCTCTTGGAGATTTTAATTCAACGGATAAATATAATGCAAGAACATCTGATTATGGCGTGGTGCTGCCTAGAAAGTTGACAATCGATCATGATGGAAATCTTCGAGTGTACAGTCAAGATCTATCACAAAAATGGTACGTGTCATGGCAAGCCATTTCTGATGGTTGCATCATTCATGGGATCTGTGGTGCTAATAGTGTTTGCAGATTTGATCCTCAAAATGGAAGGAAGTGCTCATGTGTTCCTGGGTACAAAGTAAAGAATCAAAGTGATTGGTCTTATGGGTGTGAATCCACATTTGATGCTACGTGTGATGGAAGTgactttactttcttgctacTGGACCAAGTTGAGTTCTATGGCTATGACTCCGATTACGTGGCCAATTGTACCTACACTGATTGTGAAAGTTTGTGCTTGAATAGTTGTGAATGCAAAGGATTTCAGCATTCATATGACAAGGATGTGGGCTACTTCAGGTGCTATACAAAATGGAAATTACTCAACGGCCATTTGCCAGCAGATGCAGGAAAACTAACCTACTTGAAAGTACCCAAAAGGAAGAGCTTCCCCAACAGCTATGGAGACACTGCCATCAGAAACAATGGTTGTTCTGTGAAAATTCATAGAGAGTATTTGAAGAAAAATGTAAGCCGTTTTGTGAGCTTCCTTTTGTGGTTTGCCACTGCAATTGGAGTTCTTGAAGTGGCTTGCGTTTTGGTTGTTTTGTTCTTAATCAGACGCCGGCATAATTCTCGCATAGATCCACATGGCCGTCATCTCGGAACAGTGGGATTCAGAAAATTTAGTTATTCGGAGCTAAAAAAGGCAACAAAAGGATTTAGCCAAGAGATTGGAAGGGGTGCAGGAGGCATTGTATACAAAGCTCTATTGTCGGATCAAAGAATTGCTGCTGTAAAGAAACTCAATGATGCTAAGCAAGGAGAAGGTGAATTCCTTGCTGAAGTGAGCATCATTGGGAGGCTCAACCACATGAACTTGATTGAAATGTGGGGTTATTGCGCTGAGGGAAAGCATCGGCTTTTGGTGTACGAGTACATGGAAAATGGTTCTTTGGCAGATAACCTCTCATCCAATACACTTGATTGGAGCAAGAGGTATAACATCGCTCTCGGAACAGCAAGAGGTTTGGCATATTTACATGAAGAATGCTTGGAATGGATTTTGCACTGTGAtataaaaccccaaaatattcTCTTGGATTCAAATTATCAACCCAAGGTTGCAGATTTCGGATTGTCCAAGTTATTGAACAGAGATGTTCTCAACAATAATCCAAATTTCTCAATGATAAGAGGAACCAGAGGGTATATGGCGCCTGAGTGGGTTTTCAACCTAGCAGTTACTTCCAAAGTGGATGTTTATAGCTATGGAATTGTTCTCTTGGAGATGATAACCGGAAAGAATCCGGCAGCAGATATTCAAGCAATTAATGGAGAAGAACCGTACAATGGGAGGCTAGTAACATGGGTGAGAGAGAAAAGGAGAGAATGTGCATCTTGTGTGGAGCAAATCATGGATTCTACAATAGTGTCAAATTATGATGAAAATAAGATGGAAGTTTTGGCTAGAGTGGCATTGGAGTGCATAGAAGACGACAAAGAAGAAAGGCCTACCATGAGCCAAGTCGTTGAAATGCTTCAAAGCCAAGATTATGATCCTAATAATGGTGGAGCATAA